A genomic stretch from Deltaproteobacteria bacterium HGW-Deltaproteobacteria-18 includes:
- a CDS encoding sugar ABC transporter substrate-binding protein: MLSDTGVVSIVWKKCFMINVAVLIFATLLLGGTGFAEEYVIGAGDSVHVFVWGEPDLTVPALVRPDGRISLPGAGEIMAEGLTPVALQKEIANRLSALVKEPMVTVSMVGIENSKVYIIGGGVVTGVYPLKQKTSLLHLLAGMDLARADLHGAHVMRDGVRMDRDFDLLLRNGDLKQDLVLRNNDVIVFPALPEPYVYVVGAVNTPQALPYTDGMTVLDALLACGGFNKFAKKNDTVVVRRENGAEKRIEVRAQDLAEGRDLSQNVVLHRGDYIIAAESFF, from the coding sequence ATGTTGTCTGATACCGGAGTTGTATCCATTGTTTGGAAAAAATGTTTCATGATCAATGTTGCTGTGCTTATTTTCGCTACGCTACTTCTTGGCGGGACAGGGTTTGCGGAGGAGTACGTCATCGGCGCTGGAGACAGCGTGCATGTCTTCGTGTGGGGTGAGCCGGACCTGACGGTTCCCGCCCTCGTACGTCCCGACGGCCGTATCTCCCTCCCCGGAGCCGGAGAGATCATGGCCGAGGGCTTGACCCCCGTAGCCCTGCAAAAGGAGATCGCCAACCGACTCTCGGCCCTGGTCAAGGAACCGATGGTCACGGTGTCCATGGTCGGCATCGAGAACAGCAAAGTTTACATCATCGGCGGAGGCGTTGTCACGGGCGTTTATCCCCTGAAACAGAAGACTTCGCTCCTGCATCTTTTGGCGGGTATGGATCTGGCCCGGGCCGACCTGCATGGAGCACATGTCATGCGCGACGGAGTCCGGATGGACAGGGATTTCGACCTTCTGCTGCGCAACGGGGACTTGAAGCAGGACCTTGTCCTCCGCAACAACGACGTCATCGTCTTTCCGGCCCTGCCTGAACCGTATGTCTATGTCGTCGGTGCCGTGAACACGCCCCAGGCGTTGCCTTACACTGATGGAATGACGGTGCTCGATGCTCTGCTGGCCTGTGGCGGATTCAACAAATTCGCCAAGAAGAACGACACGGTCGTGGTCCGGCGGGAGAACGGCGCGGAGAAGCGGATCGAAGTACGGGCCCAGGATCTGGCCGAGGGCCGCGATTTGTCGCAAAACGTGGTCTTGCACCGCGGAGACTACATCATTGCCGCGGAAAGCTTTTTTTAG
- a CDS encoding polysaccharide chain length determinant protein produces the protein MNHELYQQFERYARILLQRKRIVVVVALLVMTMGVVTSYVLPRKYEAQSTVFIEQSVISELVKGIATTPSMEAKIKVLTVAMLSRETLSKVMRILDKDVEFDSDMAREAYIKDLRERISIRLDEKRGIFFISFQDSDPHYARDFVNTITQVYIESNTASKRDESLEATRFLSEQIESFKKRLDIVEEEINQYKAEHGLQLATDETTIRFEIADAQRKLEAVRARRLELETKLQLLPSGTGRSAHLADMERQLAALLTAYTDQHPKVIRLQGQIRAVKTSPSGGMVGNSGGAAKTLIQAEIDAIALQETAGLATIDEKTALLRRIPALRTGLNELLRKKENETLIYSQLVTRYGQSEVSKQMEMENKSMNFRVVDPAVLPDTAVSPQRVSIMLLSVLAGIGIGIAVIMVPYLMRGSVESLADLRSLNHRVLAVLPSIPKPKEERLRVRGDRIFLSGAALYFLMLVSIGVMEALGKSPIDALFERARDLWL, from the coding sequence ATGAATCATGAACTTTATCAGCAATTTGAAAGGTACGCGCGGATCTTGCTGCAGCGCAAGCGAATCGTGGTCGTCGTGGCTCTGCTGGTCATGACCATGGGTGTTGTAACCAGCTATGTCCTTCCCAGGAAGTACGAGGCGCAGTCTACGGTCTTCATCGAGCAGAGCGTTATCAGCGAACTGGTCAAGGGCATTGCCACCACGCCGTCCATGGAGGCCAAGATCAAGGTTTTGACCGTGGCCATGCTGAGCAGGGAAACGCTCTCCAAGGTTATGCGCATTCTGGATAAGGATGTTGAGTTTGATTCCGACATGGCCCGGGAGGCATACATCAAGGATTTGCGGGAGCGGATATCCATCAGGCTGGATGAAAAACGGGGGATTTTCTTCATCTCCTTTCAGGACAGCGATCCACATTATGCCCGTGATTTCGTCAACACCATCACTCAAGTCTACATCGAATCCAATACGGCCTCCAAGCGGGACGAGTCCCTGGAAGCGACCCGCTTTTTATCCGAGCAGATAGAGAGCTTCAAGAAGCGCCTCGACATCGTGGAGGAGGAGATCAACCAGTACAAAGCCGAGCATGGCCTTCAGCTGGCGACGGACGAGACCACCATCCGTTTCGAGATTGCCGATGCCCAGAGAAAGCTGGAGGCCGTTCGGGCGCGCAGGCTTGAGCTTGAGACCAAGTTGCAGCTCCTGCCTTCCGGAACGGGCCGTTCCGCGCATCTGGCCGATATGGAGCGCCAATTGGCAGCGCTTTTGACGGCCTATACGGACCAGCATCCAAAGGTGATCCGGCTGCAGGGACAGATCAGGGCGGTGAAAACCAGTCCGTCGGGCGGCATGGTTGGAAATTCGGGGGGCGCGGCCAAAACCCTGATCCAGGCTGAGATCGATGCCATCGCGCTTCAGGAAACGGCCGGGCTCGCAACCATCGATGAAAAGACAGCGCTTCTGCGCCGGATTCCCGCGCTCCGCACGGGTTTGAACGAACTCCTGCGCAAGAAGGAAAACGAGACCCTGATCTACAGCCAGCTCGTGACCCGTTACGGCCAGTCTGAAGTTTCCAAACAAATGGAAATGGAAAACAAGTCCATGAACTTTCGGGTCGTGGATCCAGCCGTCTTGCCCGACACCGCAGTCAGTCCCCAGCGTGTTTCGATCATGCTCTTGTCGGTCCTGGCTGGAATCGGAATCGGCATAGCCGTCATCATGGTGCCATATTTAATGCGCGGATCGGTTGAGAGCCTGGCTGACCTGCGGTCCCTCAACCACCGGGTGCTGGCCGTTCTGCCATCCATTCCCAAGCCGAAAGAAGAGAGATTGCGCGTGAGAGGGGATCGTATTTTCCTGTCAGGCGCAGCGCTCTATTTTCTCATGCTGGTGAGCATTGGAGTCATGGAAGCCCTGGGCAAGTCACCCATCGACGCGCTGTTTGAACGGGCGCGAGACCTTTGGTTGTAG
- a CDS encoding polysaccharide biosynthesis protein: MSRIEDALAKAAGMQAGFYSKGNMAAGPGIVRVPMGESTSVGGVRLAEETMVVINAPLSPMAEEYRKLKEALIKMTKRERFDNLIAVTSSTAGEGKSMTSVNLAASLAGEYDHTVLLVDADLRRPAVHKYLGLGACKGLSDCMREGLDVGELLVKTGIGKLSVLPAGTPTPNPVELFSSDAMRNLFREIKIRYGDRYIIVDTPPVLPFAETRSIASIVDGVILVVKEGMPSLDQIEEAIEALDQKVLGIVYNGAHLQSRSSYYYAE, translated from the coding sequence ATGAGCAGAATCGAGGACGCACTGGCCAAGGCGGCTGGAATGCAAGCCGGATTTTACAGCAAGGGAAACATGGCCGCAGGGCCCGGCATTGTCCGGGTACCCATGGGCGAGTCGACCAGCGTCGGCGGAGTCCGTCTGGCCGAGGAGACCATGGTGGTCATCAACGCGCCTCTGTCGCCCATGGCGGAGGAGTATCGCAAGCTTAAGGAGGCGTTGATCAAGATGACCAAGCGCGAACGTTTCGACAACCTCATTGCCGTGACCAGTTCCACCGCGGGAGAGGGCAAGAGCATGACCTCTGTCAATCTGGCCGCAAGCCTTGCTGGCGAGTACGACCATACTGTTCTGCTCGTCGATGCCGATCTGCGGCGTCCTGCCGTGCACAAGTATCTTGGTCTGGGCGCGTGCAAGGGGCTTTCGGATTGCATGCGTGAAGGCCTGGACGTGGGTGAACTGCTGGTCAAGACAGGTATCGGCAAGCTCTCGGTGCTGCCAGCGGGCACGCCCACACCCAATCCGGTGGAGCTCTTCTCTTCCGACGCCATGCGCAATCTGTTTCGGGAAATCAAGATACGATACGGGGACCGCTACATCATAGTCGACACCCCTCCGGTGCTGCCCTTTGCCGAGACGCGATCCATCGCGAGCATCGTCGACGGTGTGATTCTGGTCGTGAAGGAGGGGATGCCAAGCCTGGATCAGATCGAGGAGGCCATCGAAGCCCTGGATCAGAAGGTCTTGGGCATTGTCTACAACGGGGCGCATCTGCAGAGCAGGTCGTCCTACTATTACGCGGAGTAG
- a CDS encoding ATPase, with product MYTAFFGLREKPFDLLPNPDFLYPSRAHKRALTYLTHGIKERAGFILLTGEVGSGKTTLIRNMIRSQLRNSVLAKVFNTRVDSLQLLMQINGDFGLDTDGRDKATLLRELNDFLIEQYAQRRQAVLIIDEAQNLSAEILEEVRMLSNLETDRDKLLQIILVGQPELREILAQPGLLQLRQRIQINCHLQPLSAAEVREYILFRLEKAGNKTALVFDDDAVEAIATYSRGIPRLVNILCDYIMIDAFSSQTRNIEGSVIHELAADLSFEAQYWNPEPLEKPEIAARPAPIEEKRDATDVARNTAAQARILSVIGSMNKRIEELEFMPVWDHAALLDMQERMDRLENSLETKIRELRSMQQQLRSEIVQQFDPLPVKVDVKKRNGAMRSIWNYLWGN from the coding sequence GTGTACACAGCATTCTTCGGGTTGCGCGAGAAACCCTTCGATCTTCTTCCCAACCCCGACTTCCTGTATCCGAGTCGGGCTCACAAGCGGGCGCTGACCTATCTGACGCATGGGATCAAGGAGCGGGCGGGGTTCATTCTTCTGACCGGCGAAGTGGGGTCCGGCAAGACTACCCTGATCCGCAACATGATCCGGTCCCAGCTGCGGAACAGTGTTCTGGCCAAGGTGTTCAACACCCGTGTCGATTCCCTGCAGCTCTTGATGCAGATCAACGGCGATTTCGGACTGGATACAGACGGTCGGGACAAGGCCACGTTGCTGCGGGAGTTGAACGATTTTCTCATCGAACAATATGCTCAGCGCCGGCAGGCCGTGCTGATCATCGACGAGGCCCAGAATCTTTCCGCCGAGATCCTGGAAGAGGTGCGCATGCTCTCCAATCTGGAGACGGACCGGGACAAGCTTCTGCAGATCATTCTTGTCGGCCAGCCGGAGTTGCGTGAAATCCTGGCTCAGCCCGGTCTCCTGCAGTTGCGGCAGCGTATCCAGATCAACTGCCACCTGCAGCCTCTTAGCGCAGCGGAGGTCCGTGAGTACATTCTTTTCCGCCTGGAGAAGGCCGGCAACAAGACGGCCCTGGTCTTCGACGATGACGCCGTGGAGGCCATCGCCACATACAGCCGTGGCATTCCCCGGCTCGTCAACATCCTCTGCGATTACATCATGATCGATGCGTTTTCTTCCCAGACCCGGAACATAGAGGGAAGCGTGATCCACGAACTGGCAGCGGATCTTTCCTTCGAGGCTCAGTACTGGAATCCGGAGCCGCTTGAAAAACCGGAGATCGCCGCAAGGCCTGCACCGATCGAAGAGAAACGTGACGCCACTGACGTGGCCCGGAATACGGCCGCGCAAGCCAGAATCCTGAGCGTCATCGGATCCATGAACAAGCGTATCGAGGAACTGGAATTCATGCCCGTCTGGGATCATGCGGCCCTGCTCGACATGCAGGAGCGGATGGACAGGCTGGAAAACTCCCTGGAGACCAAAATCCGGGAGCTGCGATCGATGCAGCAGCAATTGCGCAGCGAAATCGTACAGCAGTTCGATCCCCTGCCGGTCAAGGTCGATGTGAAGAAACGCAACGGGGCCATGCGAAGCATCTGGAATTACCTGTGGGGGAACTGA
- a CDS encoding TIGR03016 family PEP-CTERM system-associated outer membrane protein, which translates to MKNYLIAAFFLMTAGSPAWAEPEWQASLSVSEEYNDNIREERHGKDDFVTTVRPGLSYKHVGARTLLETNYSGAWHHYASGSRDQEFNHNAMLHGLLDAWDGFFFLDVRDTYRMVNQDRTRGEALEDDSTIDQLQQNIFTFSPFFTPRFGQRGQAKVGYAYSNIWYDEDDRDTKNIHRGFVDAEYELSGQTALLSGYSYTQELWEDEILDRNIAYLGGRYAYAENGVAYLKAGPQHTRYRNSDTSSSSLFWDAGLDHDFGAVLLHLSTGVSFEDDPETGETYERRFGTLRLSKTWSRTTGSVFSTLEEYEDRSDEVGDGETVRRTLLGLNLSHELSERMTVSMGLIHDFQNRSDDDTRRLYANIGLNYALSERMKLGCWYRFKDSSSDDEEDDYEVNRVGVQLSMTF; encoded by the coding sequence ATGAAAAACTATCTGATCGCAGCCTTTTTTCTGATGACAGCCGGGTCTCCTGCCTGGGCAGAGCCCGAGTGGCAGGCATCCTTGAGCGTGAGCGAAGAGTATAACGACAACATTAGGGAAGAGCGCCACGGCAAAGATGATTTCGTGACAACCGTCCGCCCCGGCTTGAGCTACAAACATGTAGGGGCGCGCACACTGCTGGAGACGAACTACAGCGGGGCATGGCATCATTACGCTTCCGGGAGCCGGGATCAGGAATTCAACCACAACGCCATGCTTCATGGCCTGCTGGATGCATGGGACGGGTTTTTCTTTCTGGACGTCCGCGACACCTATCGGATGGTCAACCAGGATCGCACACGCGGCGAAGCCCTGGAAGACGACTCGACTATCGACCAGCTGCAGCAGAACATCTTCACCTTTTCCCCGTTTTTCACCCCACGGTTCGGGCAGCGCGGCCAGGCCAAGGTCGGCTACGCCTACAGCAACATCTGGTATGACGAGGATGACCGGGACACCAAGAACATCCATCGGGGTTTCGTGGACGCGGAATACGAACTCTCAGGACAGACCGCCTTGCTCAGCGGCTACTCCTATACCCAGGAACTCTGGGAAGACGAGATCCTGGACCGCAACATAGCCTACCTCGGCGGCCGCTATGCCTACGCAGAAAATGGGGTGGCGTACCTGAAAGCCGGTCCCCAGCATACCCGCTATCGGAATAGCGACACCAGCTCTTCAAGCCTGTTCTGGGATGCGGGACTGGATCATGATTTCGGGGCCGTGCTCCTGCACCTGAGCACGGGAGTGTCCTTCGAGGACGATCCGGAAACGGGTGAGACCTATGAACGAAGGTTCGGCACTCTGCGGTTGAGCAAGACCTGGTCGCGAACCACGGGCAGCGTGTTCTCCACGTTGGAAGAATACGAAGACAGGAGTGATGAAGTCGGGGACGGGGAGACGGTGCGCAGAACGTTGCTGGGATTGAACCTGTCCCATGAGCTGAGCGAACGAATGACCGTCTCCATGGGCTTGATCCATGATTTTCAGAATCGTTCGGATGACGACACGCGGCGCTTGTACGCAAATATCGGGCTGAACTATGCCTTGAGCGAACGCATGAAACTCGGCTGCTGGTACCGCTTCAAGGATTCCTCGTCGGACGACGAGGAGGACGACTATGAGGTCAATCGGGTCGGAGTGCAGCTTTCAATGACCTTCTAG
- a CDS encoding polysaccharide deacetylase family protein, whose amino-acid sequence MKNALTIDVEDYFQVTAFDGVVRRQDWMIYPSRVESNTRRVLDLLDEFSLSGTFFVLGWVAEHYPAVVQAIANGGHEVACHGYGHELVYNLQPQTFRVDVRRCKALLEDLIGAPVLGYRAPSYSITSKSMWALDILIEEGFAYDSSIFPIVHDNYGIPGSQRFPYDIVRPGGSIREFPLTTLAVNFAGRRIVLPIAGGGYLRLLPAGIVLWGMRSINSAEQQPVVLYFHPWELDPDQPRIKARLRSRFRHYLNLDTTEDKVRSLLGGLRFDTMVKVLGLAGKNGDESGCEVGLEVSQP is encoded by the coding sequence ATGAAAAACGCCTTGACCATCGATGTGGAAGATTATTTCCAAGTCACAGCCTTTGACGGCGTTGTGAGGCGGCAGGACTGGATGATTTATCCGTCCCGTGTCGAGAGCAACACCCGGCGGGTGCTGGACTTGCTTGATGAATTTTCCCTGTCAGGCACATTCTTCGTCCTGGGCTGGGTGGCGGAGCATTATCCAGCCGTTGTGCAGGCCATTGCAAACGGCGGTCATGAGGTGGCCTGTCATGGGTATGGCCACGAACTCGTCTACAACCTGCAGCCCCAAACCTTCCGCGTCGACGTGCGCAGGTGCAAGGCCCTGCTCGAGGATCTGATCGGGGCCCCTGTCCTTGGCTACCGGGCACCGAGCTATTCAATCACCAGCAAATCCATGTGGGCCCTGGACATCCTCATCGAGGAGGGCTTTGCCTATGATTCGAGCATCTTTCCCATTGTACACGACAACTACGGCATCCCGGGTTCCCAGCGATTTCCGTACGACATCGTTCGTCCCGGCGGCAGCATCCGCGAATTCCCCCTGACTACCCTGGCGGTGAACTTCGCGGGTCGCAGGATTGTCCTGCCCATCGCCGGGGGGGGCTATCTGCGCCTGCTCCCGGCAGGGATTGTGCTCTGGGGGATGCGCAGCATCAACAGCGCGGAGCAGCAGCCCGTGGTTCTCTATTTCCACCCTTGGGAACTGGATCCTGACCAGCCGCGGATCAAGGCCCGGCTCAGGTCCCGCTTCCGGCACTATCTCAATCTGGACACGACGGAAGACAAGGTCCGCAGTCTTCTGGGCGGGCTGCGCTTCGACACCATGGTCAAGGTCCTGGGGCTGGCCGGGAAGAACGGCGATGAAAGCGGATGCGAGGTCGGCCTGGAGGTTTCGCAGCCATGA
- a CDS encoding FemAB-like protein, giving the protein MSVCTETFRGAAADWDRFVASMPCAAGYHSHAWRTILERSFGHETHSLVARTNGVMTGVLPLVHMRSIFGNFLVSLPFVTYGGLLCRDQASSHALLEAAGELRSRLGAHHVELRHTQAVNPDLPARRHKVVMVLALDQSEEEMWTGFKAKVRNQVRKAQKAGLETVWGEEELLDEFYNVFVRNMRDLGTPVYARSFFANILAGLPGVTRFVLIRRQGEAIAAGLLYWHGQTLEIPWASSIRDYNSLCPNNLMYWESIRHGLRLGLRRFDLGRSSIGSGTFRFKEQWGARPEILQWHYLLSSDAKLPNLSNSNPRFSLAIRLWQRLPLGMTRTLGPLIVRDIP; this is encoded by the coding sequence ATGAGCGTGTGCACGGAAACCTTTCGGGGCGCAGCCGCGGACTGGGACCGCTTTGTTGCATCCATGCCTTGCGCGGCGGGGTATCACAGCCACGCCTGGCGGACCATTCTGGAGCGCAGCTTCGGGCATGAAACCCATTCTCTGGTTGCCAGGACAAACGGTGTCATGACCGGGGTTCTGCCGCTGGTCCACATGCGCAGCATCTTTGGCAATTTTTTGGTCTCCCTGCCCTTTGTGACCTACGGCGGGCTGCTCTGCCGGGATCAGGCCTCAAGCCATGCCCTGCTGGAAGCCGCCGGGGAATTGCGTTCCCGGCTGGGCGCGCATCACGTGGAGCTGCGTCACACCCAGGCCGTGAATCCGGATCTGCCCGCCCGGCGGCACAAGGTGGTCATGGTGCTTGCCCTGGATCAAAGCGAAGAGGAGATGTGGACGGGTTTCAAGGCCAAGGTCCGCAACCAGGTTCGCAAGGCGCAAAAAGCCGGTCTGGAGACGGTCTGGGGCGAGGAAGAGCTGCTGGACGAATTCTACAACGTGTTCGTGCGCAACATGAGGGATCTGGGCACCCCCGTGTACGCGCGTTCATTTTTTGCCAACATCCTGGCCGGTCTGCCTGGCGTGACGCGGTTCGTGCTGATCAGAAGGCAGGGGGAGGCCATCGCCGCCGGGTTGCTCTACTGGCATGGCCAGACTCTGGAAATTCCCTGGGCCTCGTCCATCCGGGACTACAATTCTCTTTGTCCCAACAATCTCATGTACTGGGAATCCATTCGACATGGCCTGCGTTTGGGGCTGCGCCGGTTTGATCTCGGCCGCTCATCCATCGGTTCCGGGACGTTCAGGTTCAAGGAGCAATGGGGAGCAAGGCCCGAAATATTGCAGTGGCACTACCTTCTGTCTTCGGATGCGAAGCTGCCGAACCTGAGCAACAGCAACCCCAGGTTTTCCTTGGCCATCAGACTGTGGCAACGCCTGCCCCTGGGCATGACCCGCACCCTCGGACCCCTGATCGTACGGGACATCCCATGA